CCCCTGAATTCCCCTTATCGGGCGGACTTTAAGAGAAAATGCATAAGTCCTATTCAAGAGTATGGAGAATTTTTTATGCGTAAAACAAGAAAAGTTGTGATGATGAACGAAGTCGGACGTATCTGGACAGAAGAGCAGGAAACGCCTCCCCCGAAACCCGGGCAGCTCTTAATTGAGGTGCACGCCTCGATGGTAAGTCCCGGCACCGAGCTGGGAGGTGTCAAAAGGCGACGTGAGAATCCAGGTTCCGAAGCGCGACAACGTCCGTTCGGTTATACGAACGCTGGCGTGGTCGTCGGTAAAGAAGGAGACTGCGACGAATTTGAGATCGGAGACAGGGTGGCTGGTATGGGGGGTGGATACGCCCTTCACGCTACGTCCGCCTGTATCCCGCACAATCTATGCGCGAAAGTTCCCGATAACGTCAGTGCTGAAGACGCCGCATCTATTCATCTCGCGGCAACCGCACTCCACGCAGTGCAACGCGGGCGCATCCGTATCGGTGAGAATGTCGTCGTTGCGGGATTGGGCATCGTTGGTCAATTCGCGTGCCAGATCGCCAAAGTCGCAGGTGCCTATGTTATTGGATTGGATACGTTGCCGCTACGGATAGGCATTGCAGAGACCGCTGGGATACATCGCGCCATAAACGTTTCCGATACAGATCCGATTCCGATCGCAGAGGAATTCACCAACGGTTACGGTATGGATTGCGGAATCATCGCCTTTGGTGGCGACGCGACGGGTGCGTTTCAACAGATCCGCGCCATGCTCAAGACGGCACCCGATACGCATAAGGTTGGACGGATTGTCATCGTCGGGGGGGCAAACATTACGCACGGTTTCGCGGCAGGTCTCGGCAACGTCGATGTTATCAGTGCCGCGCGCACTGGACCCGGTTACCACGATGAGGATTATGAACACGGCGCCGACTACCCACCCGTGTTTGTCCCGTGGCCCACGCAACGGAATTTGGAATTATCGCTGCGGTTGATGTCGGAAGGCAAAATCCAGGTGCAACCGTTGATTACAGATATTATCCCGATCGATCAGGCACCTGAAGGGTGTGAGAAATTAATCCAAACCCCGAATGAAGCGTTAGGCGTTATTTTTTCAATGCAGTGATTAACCTCATTTTCATTCCTCCACAAGGTATAATGAGTAGTTGGTTATCGGTAAAGAGGTCTTCGTTAAACCCAAGTCTGTAGCCTGCAACAATACGCAGAAATACCCTATCAAAGACACGCAGGCGGATATTAGGGACTCACTTCAAAGTCCAAAGGCACGTTATTCCTCCGCAAGGTATAATTAAAAAATGGAAATTAGAGGGGCTTACGAATCAGAATTAGAACAGGTTGTTGAACTTTGTTGCTTGGCGTTTAATCCCGATGGACATGAACGCTATTGGCAGTATATCCGCGGGGATAACAGTTACAGACTGCCGCAAACCCGGGTTGTCGTCGTGAACGACACGATTGTTTCGACCCTGCGCGTTTGGGAGCGACGCATACGGGTCGGTGCCTCCCTCATAACAATGGGCGGCATTGGCGGCGTTTGCACACATCCGAAGTATCGTGGCGTTGGGTACGCATCTGCCCTCATGCAGGATACAATTGACTATTTGCGGATGATAGGATGTGACATCGGTGCCCTGTTTAGCATCATTCCAGAAGGGTTTTACCGACGGCTCAGATGGACCTCCTTCCCTTTATATGGATTCCAACTGACGCTTGACTCGGTAACGCCTGCAGAAGCACCAGTGGGATGGCAGGTAACCAATTTTAACCCAGAAACGGATTTAGACGCTGTGGCAGCATTACATGATCGCGCCAACGCCCAGCAGAGCGGAACAATTGCCCGGACGCGTGCTTACTGGGATATGGCACCTTCCCGTATTCGCGGTGTTCTTCCGACCGTCGTCGCACGCCGAGATGAACACATCGGCGGGTATCTCAACTATGAGATAGATGAAAAGACCGTAGAAGTGCGTGAGGTAGGATGCATCCCAAATAATCCAGAAGTCTTGGAGGCACTCGTATCCCATTTTCTGAGAGTGTGTAAAGCGCAGGGGGTTGAAAAAATAGAAGGCGCGTTCTCTGTTCAACATCCATTTGCAGAACGCCTCATGGCGAGATGCCATGGCGAACTAACTCCTATAAAGGATGCCGCTTGCTGCATAGATGCCGGAATGATGTTCTATGCTGTGAACCTACCGGTATTTTTGCGGCGTCTTGTTGTCGGGTGGGAATCGCGAATTGCCGATGCCGAGGAGACGTTTCCACCGCTTACTGTCAAATTGCCTCCACTCAACAATCAGCAAGCCGCCTTACGACACAATGCGGA
This window of the Candidatus Poribacteria bacterium genome carries:
- a CDS encoding zinc-binding dehydrogenase, with the protein product MRKTRKVVMMNEVGRIWTEEQETPPPKPGQLLIEVHASMVSPGTELGGVKRRRENPGSEARQRPFGYTNAGVVVGKEGDCDEFEIGDRVAGMGGGYALHATSACIPHNLCAKVPDNVSAEDAASIHLAATALHAVQRGRIRIGENVVVAGLGIVGQFACQIAKVAGAYVIGLDTLPLRIGIAETAGIHRAINVSDTDPIPIAEEFTNGYGMDCGIIAFGGDATGAFQQIRAMLKTAPDTHKVGRIVIVGGANITHGFAAGLGNVDVISAARTGPGYHDEDYEHGADYPPVFVPWPTQRNLELSLRLMSEGKIQVQPLITDIIPIDQAPEGCEKLIQTPNEALGVIFSMQ
- a CDS encoding GNAT family N-acetyltransferase; protein product: MEIRGAYESELEQVVELCCLAFNPDGHERYWQYIRGDNSYRLPQTRVVVVNDTIVSTLRVWERRIRVGASLITMGGIGGVCTHPKYRGVGYASALMQDTIDYLRMIGCDIGALFSIIPEGFYRRLRWTSFPLYGFQLTLDSVTPAEAPVGWQVTNFNPETDLDAVAALHDRANAQQSGTIARTRAYWDMAPSRIRGVLPTVVARRDEHIGGYLNYEIDEKTVEVREVGCIPNNPEVLEALVSHFLRVCKAQGVEKIEGAFSVQHPFAERLMARCHGELTPIKDAACCIDAGMMFYAVNLPVFLRRLVVGWESRIADAEETFPPLTVKLPPLNNQQAALRHNADGTLQIVPENTDTVDLRVDLTEADFWQLLFGEIGWEQINSGASVSPEISAFLGTLFPKRDVIFWSPDRY